Proteins co-encoded in one Haloarcula sp. DT43 genomic window:
- a CDS encoding DUF58 domain-containing protein: protein MRPTRRGFAALAVAIAALLVSARFGQPGLAAVAGPLLVGVVAAAVQVRWGGAPTVERGRLRRGFPGESRAVEFRVDGSGIATVTDRLSDGIDGETTVRKSLPATVTYRATYTSRGEQRAGPVDVTLTDALGLVAERYTIISTTDVLVYPSVYRLGGTDAFARTFTPESEDRQAFDRLREYVSGDSLRDVHWKSSAKREDLLVKEFADSRSDRSVLVVAEAERGHADEMAAAAATLTTAALESGLAVELAVPNGAVEQGYGDTHRTRLLELLARADAGRTDRADAADVVVTAGDEGVTVSVDGRRRPFADVTASRDNPLAGEVGG from the coding sequence ATGAGACCGACACGACGCGGGTTCGCCGCCCTCGCCGTCGCCATCGCCGCCCTCCTTGTCAGTGCGAGGTTCGGCCAGCCCGGGCTCGCCGCCGTCGCGGGCCCGCTGCTCGTCGGCGTGGTCGCCGCCGCCGTCCAGGTCCGCTGGGGCGGCGCGCCGACCGTCGAGCGGGGCCGGCTCCGCCGTGGCTTCCCCGGCGAGAGCAGGGCCGTGGAGTTCCGCGTCGACGGTAGCGGCATCGCGACGGTCACCGACCGGCTCTCCGATGGCATAGACGGTGAGACGACGGTCAGGAAGTCCCTGCCGGCGACGGTGACCTACCGGGCCACCTACACGAGCCGTGGCGAGCAGCGGGCCGGCCCCGTCGACGTGACGCTGACGGACGCGCTGGGGCTGGTCGCGGAGCGGTACACCATCATCAGCACGACCGACGTGCTCGTGTACCCCTCGGTCTACCGGCTTGGCGGGACCGACGCGTTCGCGCGGACGTTCACGCCGGAGAGCGAGGACCGGCAGGCCTTCGACCGGCTGCGGGAGTACGTCAGCGGCGACTCGCTGCGGGACGTCCACTGGAAGTCGAGCGCCAAGCGTGAGGACCTGCTCGTCAAGGAGTTCGCCGACAGCCGGAGCGACAGGAGCGTCCTCGTCGTCGCGGAAGCCGAGCGCGGCCACGCCGACGAGATGGCCGCCGCGGCGGCGACTCTCACCACGGCCGCGCTGGAGAGCGGGCTCGCGGTCGAACTCGCCGTCCCGAACGGCGCGGTCGAGCAGGGGTACGGCGACACCCACCGGACGCGGCTGCTGGAGCTGCTGGCCCGGGCCGACGCGGGCCGGACCGACCGAGCCGACGCCGCCGACGTGGTGGTCACGGCCGGCGACGAGGGCGTCACGGTGTCGGTCGACGGCCGCCGCCGGCCCTTCGCCGACGTGACCGCCAGCCGGGACAACCCCCTCGCGGGCGAGGTAGGCGGATGA
- a CDS encoding AAA family ATPase, with amino-acid sequence MTDTDTSRGQQSDSPRRDATRVANQVIENVEQVIVGQHDAIEHIVIALLGRGHVLLEDVPGVGKTMLARSVAASFDGEFKRVQFTPDLLPTDVTGVNVFNQKTQEFEFRPGPIFANVVLGDEINRAPPKTQSALLEAMEEKQVSVDGTTHPVPRPFTVIATQNTVEQNRAYDLPMAELDRFMTKLHLGYPDEAAETAMLGDVVGQHPIEDLTSVATLEALSAARETVADVTVKEPIRSYATRLARYTRENAQLGVSPRGSISLLRAAQARAVLEGRSYVVPDDVQTEAPVVLPHRIRTESSDQDAGALVAEALDAVSVE; translated from the coding sequence ATGACAGACACTGACACATCACGCGGTCAACAGTCGGACAGTCCCCGCCGCGACGCCACACGCGTCGCCAACCAGGTGATAGAGAACGTCGAACAGGTCATCGTCGGGCAACACGACGCCATCGAGCACATCGTCATCGCCTTGCTGGGTCGCGGCCACGTCCTGCTGGAAGACGTGCCCGGCGTCGGCAAGACGATGCTCGCCCGCTCCGTCGCAGCCTCCTTCGACGGCGAGTTCAAGCGCGTCCAGTTCACGCCGGACCTCCTCCCGACCGACGTGACCGGCGTCAACGTCTTCAACCAGAAGACCCAGGAGTTCGAGTTCCGGCCCGGCCCCATCTTCGCCAACGTCGTCCTCGGCGACGAGATAAACCGCGCGCCGCCGAAGACCCAGTCGGCGCTGCTTGAGGCGATGGAGGAGAAACAGGTGTCGGTCGACGGGACCACCCACCCCGTCCCGCGGCCGTTTACCGTCATCGCCACGCAGAACACGGTCGAGCAGAACCGGGCCTACGACCTGCCGATGGCCGAACTCGACCGGTTCATGACGAAACTGCACCTGGGCTACCCGGACGAGGCGGCCGAGACGGCGATGCTCGGCGACGTGGTGGGGCAACACCCCATCGAGGACCTCACCTCGGTCGCCACCCTCGAAGCGCTCTCGGCCGCCCGGGAGACGGTCGCCGACGTGACCGTCAAGGAGCCCATCCGGTCGTACGCGACCCGGCTGGCGCGGTACACGCGGGAGAACGCGCAACTGGGCGTCAGCCCGCGGGGCAGCATCTCGCTGCTGCGGGCGGCACAGGCCCGGGCCGTGCTCGAAGGGCGCAGTTACGTCGTCCCCGACGACGTCCAGACGGAAGCGCCGGTCGTGCTCCCGCACCGCATCCGCACCGAGAGCAGCGACCAGGACGCCGGGGCGCTCGTCGCGGAGGCACTCGACGCCGTTTCCGTCGAATGA
- a CDS encoding DUF7573 domain-containing protein, whose translation MAEDASLEDFLDADTDSGDEGHGDSTPDSEDDGAAATGETASEEDGGTAEGSAGTADREDADAEGSSDAVDPAVTTYAWSPEGAACADCGEVVERRWTQGGVLVCGACKSW comes from the coding sequence GACTTCCTCGACGCGGACACCGATAGCGGCGACGAGGGTCACGGCGATTCGACGCCGGACAGCGAGGACGACGGAGCCGCGGCCACCGGCGAGACGGCGAGCGAGGAGGACGGCGGGACGGCCGAAGGAAGCGCCGGAACGGCCGACCGCGAGGACGCCGACGCGGAGGGCTCGTCCGATGCGGTCGACCCGGCCGTGACGACGTACGCGTGGTCGCCCGAAGGGGCGGCCTGTGCCGACTGTGGCGAGGTCGTCGAGCGGCGGTGGACGCAGGGCGGCGTCCTCGTCTGTGGCGCCTGTAAGTCCTGGTGA